From the Billgrantia sulfidoxydans genome, one window contains:
- a CDS encoding AsmA family protein has protein sequence MNKVARRIAMTMGTVALLLAAAVLLLESAWFRGWLADQASTQLGREVTIGDHAIDWGLPLTLRLDEVEVANAPWADDPMARLDELTVTLDVGALLQRRIELERVGVRRPQLLLLRREDGSTNIDDLVDEEPTEEQGIPLWPETFVVDRGRLVYRDAGRDIEFDVAFETPGESGDELSLDVRGEGQVQDDPVQFQGRLHLELEERRGVVEAFQGQIGDSHLEGRLALDLGRDTPWLAAELEADALDLDRWGLLEAREGEATSPQDEPRQEWDRRAARVLEALTAYEADLDLTLGRLHYAGQTLHDLAVSATLEDGRLSIARLQAMQQLDEETPRSLDVQGWLEVEEQRLLADLQARLERIDLTAALAPFGLGQLGTLDGELNTRVVDGGLLFENTALDYRAPHWGLALSFSADTRTEGVEGQRVHLVGEGSYEQEPFAFDLLIGPLLDLTDSETPYPVSGELASGDTRLWIDGSAVQPFVLEAVEGRVRLEGPSPAELTELTGIALPELPPYRVSGYLRYRDDLLNIDDLEGGFGDSDVAGDVRMRFGDRPKLWSTLESQRLEADDLLPLFGMSPGTGPDETESAEQQQWEAEERRTGKLFPDREWNLEALRNTDIVLDYEAADVQAEHVPFEDLTLALELEQGVMTVDPLQVGLGGGRVRAAWVMDARQAGLEGDLQLALDQVNLSALLDEAGLPEVARDTLGVIGGRGGLRYHGRSMHEVMAGLDGELELAMSQGWLDIIAAELLPLNVANALVAALTGEDQVQLECTYVRFVANDGLADLENFFMATEIAHFEGAGAINLATERMDMAFQGHNLDPTLFTGNSPVELKGTLRDPEVNVITEELMARGALSLLGAIVAPPLAILPWVDPGGGEQVGMGCERALSAFEE, from the coding sequence GTGAACAAGGTCGCTCGGCGAATCGCCATGACGATGGGGACGGTAGCGCTGCTGCTGGCGGCGGCAGTGCTACTGCTCGAATCCGCCTGGTTCCGCGGCTGGCTGGCAGACCAGGCCAGCACGCAGTTGGGGCGCGAGGTGACGATTGGCGATCACGCCATCGATTGGGGCTTGCCGCTGACCCTGCGGCTCGACGAAGTGGAAGTGGCCAACGCGCCGTGGGCCGACGACCCCATGGCTCGCCTCGATGAGCTGACGGTGACGCTGGACGTGGGTGCCTTGCTCCAGCGACGGATCGAGCTGGAGCGGGTCGGTGTGCGCCGGCCCCAGCTGCTCCTGCTGCGCCGCGAGGACGGCAGCACCAACATCGACGATCTGGTCGACGAGGAGCCGACCGAGGAGCAGGGCATTCCGCTCTGGCCCGAGACCTTCGTCGTCGACCGAGGCCGGCTGGTCTATCGCGATGCCGGGCGCGACATCGAGTTCGACGTCGCCTTCGAAACCCCGGGGGAGAGCGGTGACGAGCTGAGCCTGGACGTGCGCGGCGAGGGCCAAGTCCAGGACGACCCGGTCCAGTTCCAGGGGCGGCTGCACCTGGAACTGGAAGAGCGTCGCGGCGTCGTCGAGGCGTTCCAGGGGCAGATCGGCGACAGCCATCTCGAGGGCCGCCTGGCACTGGATCTCGGTCGCGATACCCCTTGGCTTGCCGCCGAGCTCGAGGCCGACGCACTCGACCTCGACCGCTGGGGCCTGCTCGAGGCCAGGGAGGGCGAGGCCACCTCGCCGCAGGACGAGCCGCGGCAGGAGTGGGACCGGCGCGCGGCCCGAGTGCTGGAGGCCTTGACGGCATACGAAGCCGATCTCGATCTAACGCTCGGGCGCCTGCACTACGCCGGCCAGACCCTGCATGATCTGGCCGTGAGCGCGACCCTGGAGGACGGCCGGCTCTCCATCGCGCGGCTGCAGGCGATGCAGCAGCTCGACGAGGAGACGCCGCGCTCGCTGGACGTCCAGGGTTGGCTCGAGGTGGAGGAACAGCGCCTGCTGGCCGACTTGCAGGCGCGGCTCGAGCGTATCGACCTGACTGCTGCGCTCGCACCGTTCGGGCTCGGTCAGCTGGGGACGCTGGATGGCGAGCTGAATACCCGCGTGGTCGACGGCGGGCTGCTGTTCGAGAACACCGCCCTGGATTACCGCGCCCCGCACTGGGGCCTGGCGCTCTCGTTCAGTGCCGACACGCGTACCGAGGGCGTGGAGGGACAGCGGGTCCATCTGGTGGGCGAGGGCAGCTACGAGCAGGAGCCCTTTGCCTTCGACCTCCTGATCGGTCCGCTGCTCGATCTCACCGATTCCGAAACGCCCTATCCGGTTTCCGGCGAGCTGGCCAGCGGCGATACCCGGTTGTGGATCGACGGTAGTGCGGTGCAGCCCTTCGTCCTCGAGGCGGTGGAGGGTCGCGTTCGCCTCGAAGGGCCGAGCCCGGCGGAACTCACCGAGCTGACGGGCATCGCCCTGCCCGAGCTGCCGCCGTACCGGGTTAGCGGCTACCTGCGCTACCGGGACGATTTGCTCAACATCGACGATCTCGAAGGAGGCTTCGGCGACAGTGATGTGGCCGGCGACGTGCGCATGCGCTTCGGCGACCGGCCCAAGCTCTGGTCGACACTGGAGTCGCAGCGGCTCGAGGCGGACGACCTGTTGCCACTGTTCGGCATGTCGCCGGGAACAGGCCCGGATGAGACGGAATCCGCCGAGCAGCAGCAGTGGGAAGCCGAGGAGCGGCGCACTGGGAAGCTGTTCCCCGATCGCGAATGGAACCTCGAGGCGCTGCGCAACACCGACATCGTGCTCGACTACGAGGCAGCCGATGTACAGGCGGAGCATGTACCGTTCGAAGACCTGACGCTCGCGCTGGAACTGGAGCAGGGCGTGATGACAGTCGATCCATTGCAGGTTGGGCTCGGCGGCGGCCGGGTTCGTGCCGCATGGGTCATGGATGCGCGCCAGGCAGGGCTGGAGGGCGACCTGCAGCTGGCCCTCGATCAGGTCAACCTCAGTGCCCTGCTGGACGAGGCCGGGCTGCCCGAGGTGGCACGCGATACCCTTGGGGTGATCGGTGGGCGCGGCGGCCTCCGCTATCACGGACGCTCCATGCACGAGGTGATGGCTGGGCTCGATGGCGAGCTGGAGCTGGCCATGTCCCAGGGCTGGCTGGACATCATCGCCGCCGAACTCCTGCCGCTCAACGTGGCCAATGCCCTGGTGGCGGCGCTCACCGGGGAGGACCAGGTGCAGCTGGAGTGTACCTACGTGCGTTTCGTGGCCAATGACGGCCTGGCCGACCTGGAAAATTTCTTCATGGCCACCGAGATCGCCCATTTCGAGGGGGCCGGGGCCATCAACTTGGCCACCGAGCGGATGGACATGGCCTTCCAGGGACACAATCTCGACCCCACCCTGTTCACCGGCAACTCGCCGGTGGAGCTGAAGGGGACCCTGCGCGATCCGGAGGTGAACGTCATCACCGAGGAGCTGATGGCGCGTGGTGCCCTGTCGCTGCTGGGTGCCATCGTCGCCCCGCCCCTGGCGATCCTGCCCTGGGTCGACCCGGGCGGTGGCGAGCAGGTGGGCATGGGCTGCGAGCGGGCGCTCTCGGCGTTCGAGGAGTGA
- a CDS encoding putative bifunctional diguanylate cyclase/phosphodiesterase produces the protein MRQLAIQSRSQDSAHQPNHDDVTGLATRRHAEHQLAALLDRAAAQGTKVAILHIDIDRLKEINHSLGRPMGDACLRLVAQRVSEVIDFKGSVSRLDSDEVMATLPDVTGLEAVVTVVERLLERARQPIELSGRTLFASCCIGLALYPDHGDTVAELMRHANLARRKAQAGGSRRHCVFSPELLDEGPDRMTLRCELRDALARGEMALRYRPVLCARSGQVVAVSAQPRWCSPRFGVLEAARWWPAARDNDQVHDICSWVLARACRHARSWYEAGSGLRVVVGMPAEGVAGDQLAERVRVVLAESGLPAGLLEIELNEGGLMQDPEHACATLERLQACGVRLSLDGFGKGHSLLGHLGLLPIDTLKLDALFLDGCLDNPRRQAVIRSVIRMAHELGVRVAASGVESRLQADFLREQGCDLLQGSLWSRMEYSDPSPE, from the coding sequence ATGCGCCAGCTCGCCATTCAGAGCCGATCCCAGGATTCGGCCCATCAGCCCAATCATGATGACGTCACCGGCCTGGCCACGCGCCGCCACGCCGAGCATCAGCTGGCCGCCTTGCTGGATCGCGCCGCCGCACAGGGCACGAAGGTCGCCATCCTGCACATCGACATCGATCGCCTGAAGGAGATCAACCATTCGCTGGGCAGGCCGATGGGCGATGCCTGCCTGCGCCTGGTGGCACAGCGGGTCAGCGAGGTCATCGATTTCAAGGGCAGTGTCAGCCGTCTCGACAGCGATGAGGTCATGGCCACACTGCCCGACGTGACCGGCTTGGAGGCGGTCGTTACCGTCGTCGAGCGGCTGCTGGAGCGCGCCCGACAGCCCATCGAGCTGTCCGGGCGTACCCTCTTTGCCAGCTGCTGCATCGGGCTGGCGCTGTACCCCGACCATGGCGATACGGTCGCCGAACTGATGCGACACGCCAACCTGGCCCGGCGCAAGGCCCAGGCCGGAGGCAGCAGACGCCACTGCGTCTTCTCGCCCGAGCTGCTCGACGAAGGTCCTGATCGCATGACGCTGCGCTGCGAGCTGCGCGATGCCTTGGCGCGCGGCGAGATGGCGCTGCGTTATCGCCCCGTGCTGTGCGCGCGCAGCGGCCAGGTGGTGGCGGTGTCGGCCCAGCCGCGCTGGTGTTCACCACGTTTCGGCGTGCTCGAAGCGGCCCGTTGGTGGCCTGCCGCGCGTGACAATGATCAGGTACACGACATCTGCTCCTGGGTACTGGCCAGGGCCTGCCGCCATGCCCGCTCCTGGTACGAGGCCGGCTCGGGGCTGCGCGTGGTGGTCGGCATGCCGGCCGAAGGCGTGGCCGGCGACCAACTGGCCGAGCGGGTTCGCGTGGTGCTCGCCGAGAGCGGCTTGCCCGCGGGGCTGCTCGAGATCGAGCTGAACGAGGGCGGGCTGATGCAGGATCCCGAGCACGCCTGCGCGACGCTCGAGCGGCTCCAGGCGTGCGGAGTGAGGCTCTCCCTCGACGGCTTCGGCAAGGGGCATTCCCTGCTGGGGCATCTGGGCCTGCTGCCCATCGACACGCTGAAGCTCGATGCGCTGTTCCTCGACGGCTGCCTCGACAACCCGCGCCGCCAGGCGGTCATTCGCTCGGTCATCAGGATGGCGCACGAGCTGGGAGTGCGCGTGGCGGCGAGCGGGGTCGAGTCTCGCCT
- a CDS encoding DUF3008 family protein: MPAKSEAQQMAAGAALAAKRGEKKVSELEGASKQMYESMDEKELEKMASTSQKDKPTHNRKS, from the coding sequence ATGCCCGCCAAATCCGAAGCCCAGCAAATGGCGGCCGGAGCCGCTCTTGCCGCCAAGCGTGGCGAGAAGAAGGTCAGCGAACTCGAAGGTGCGTCCAAACAGATGTATGAATCGATGGACGAAAAGGAGCTCGAGAAAATGGCCTCGACCAGCCAGAAGGACAAGCCCACTCACAACCGCAAGTCATGA
- a CDS encoding dihydrolipoyl dehydrogenase, with amino-acid sequence MQEREVEVAVIGAGTAGLSAWQVARQYHERVVLIEGGEPGTTCARVGCMPSKLLIAAAESAHQAREAAGFGIAVGRVDVDGQEVMARVRRQRDAFVESVLDSMRRIEPENRLSGHARFEDPHTLRVGDDLRLRARAIVIATGSRPHRPKAFAPAGDRLVDSDAVFEWNDLPASLAVFGPGIVGLELGQALARLGVRLRMFGKSGSLGPFQDPALRDYAERTFGDEFYLDPAAQVETIERDGDQVAITFLERGSGRRLTERFDYLLAATGRRPNLDQLDLQNAGVALDDKGVPHYNRFTMQCRSADDESAGSHVFIAGDASQELPLLHEANQQGRIAGHNAGRYPERRAGRRSTPLSIAFTDPQMATVGLSRDEAASRFGCDGVAEGEATFEDQGRAVVMRQNRGLMRLYAEHGSGQFLGAELFGPRVEHIAHLLAWALEQRLGVERMLEMPYYHPVLEEGLRSALRDLSRVLLQGPAMTERCLEYGPGG; translated from the coding sequence ATGCAGGAACGCGAGGTCGAGGTTGCCGTCATCGGGGCCGGCACGGCCGGTCTGAGCGCCTGGCAGGTGGCCAGGCAGTACCATGAGCGGGTCGTGCTCATCGAAGGGGGCGAGCCCGGCACTACCTGTGCCCGGGTGGGCTGCATGCCGTCCAAGCTGCTCATCGCCGCCGCCGAGTCGGCCCATCAGGCCCGCGAGGCGGCGGGCTTCGGCATCGCGGTCGGGCGGGTCGACGTCGACGGACAGGAAGTCATGGCGCGGGTCAGGCGCCAGCGCGACGCCTTCGTCGAGAGCGTGCTCGACTCGATGCGACGCATCGAGCCCGAGAACCGCCTCTCGGGCCACGCCCGCTTCGAGGATCCGCATACGCTGCGCGTCGGCGACGACCTGCGCCTGCGCGCACGAGCCATCGTCATCGCCACCGGCTCACGTCCCCACAGGCCCAAGGCGTTCGCCCCCGCCGGCGATCGCCTGGTCGACAGCGATGCCGTCTTCGAATGGAACGACCTGCCCGCCTCGCTGGCCGTGTTCGGCCCCGGCATCGTCGGGTTGGAACTCGGTCAGGCGCTCGCTCGCCTGGGAGTACGCCTGCGCATGTTCGGCAAGAGCGGCTCGCTCGGCCCGTTCCAGGACCCGGCGCTACGCGACTATGCCGAGCGCACCTTTGGCGACGAGTTCTACCTCGACCCGGCGGCCCAGGTCGAGACCATCGAGCGCGACGGCGATCAAGTCGCGATCACCTTCCTCGAACGCGGCAGTGGACGCCGCCTGACCGAGCGCTTCGACTACCTGCTGGCCGCCACCGGACGCCGTCCCAACCTCGACCAACTCGACTTGCAGAACGCCGGCGTGGCGCTGGACGACAAGGGCGTGCCCCACTACAACCGCTTCACCATGCAGTGCCGCAGCGCCGACGACGAGAGCGCCGGCAGCCATGTCTTCATCGCCGGGGATGCCAGCCAGGAGCTGCCGCTGCTGCACGAAGCGAACCAGCAGGGGCGCATCGCCGGACACAACGCCGGCCGCTACCCCGAGCGCCGCGCCGGTCGCCGCAGCACGCCGCTGTCGATCGCCTTCACCGATCCGCAGATGGCCACCGTCGGCCTGAGTCGCGATGAGGCAGCGAGCCGCTTCGGCTGCGATGGCGTCGCCGAAGGGGAAGCCACCTTCGAGGACCAGGGCCGCGCGGTGGTGATGCGCCAGAATCGCGGCCTGATGCGCCTCTACGCCGAGCACGGCTCCGGTCAGTTCCTCGGCGCCGAGCTGTTCGGCCCCCGGGTGGAACATATCGCTCACCTGCTGGCCTGGGCGCTGGAGCAGAGGTTGGGCGTCGAGCGGATGCTGGAGATGCCCTACTACCATCCGGTACTGGAGGAAGGGCTGCGCAGCGCCCTGCGAGACCTCAGCAGGGTGCTGCTGCAGGGGCCGGCCATGACCGAGCGCTGCCTCGAGTATGGCCCCGGCGGATAG